The genome window TTTTGTGGGATGAAAAAACTTTTAATCATCGGTCAAGTTTGGCCAGAACCAACTTCTTCTGCGGCAGGAACTCGAATGATTCAGTTAATTGATTGTTTCAAAAAAGCTGAGTTTGAGATAACTTTTGCGTGCGCTGCTTCAAAATCTGATTATAGTTTTGATTTGATTTCGAAAGGTGTAAAAGAAGTTGAAATTCAGTTAAATGATGAAAGTTTTGATGATTTTGTCAAAGAATTAAATCCCGAAATTGTTCTTTTTGATCGTTTTATGATTGAAGAACAATATGGTTGGCGCGTTTCGAAAGAATGTCCAAATGCGTTGAAAATTTTGGATACAGAAGATTTACATTTTCTACGAAATGCGCGACAAGAAGCAACCAAAAAAGGAATTGAATTTACAGAAGATATATTGTTTTCAGATTTAGCAAAACGAGAAATTGCTTCAATTTTACGTTGTGATTTATCATTGATAATTTCGAAAAAGGAAATAGAAATTCTACAAAATCAATTTAAAATTGATGAAAAAATCTTGTATTATTTGCCTTTTTTAGAAGAAGAAATTACAGAAGAAAAAATCTATTCTTGGAAAAATTTTGAAGAAAGAGAACATTTTATGTTTATCGGAAATTTTATTCATGAACCTAATTTTAATTGTGTTCAAACCTTAA of Empedobacter falsenii contains these proteins:
- a CDS encoding glycosyltransferase, giving the protein MKKLLIIGQVWPEPTSSAAGTRMIQLIDCFKKAEFEITFACAASKSDYSFDLISKGVKEVEIQLNDESFDDFVKELNPEIVLFDRFMIEEQYGWRVSKECPNALKILDTEDLHFLRNARQEATKKGIEFTEDILFSDLAKREIASILRCDLSLIISKKEIEILQNQFKIDEKILYYLPFLEEEITEEKIYSWKNFEEREHFMFIGNFIHEPNFNCVQTLKKEIWPILRKKLPKAELHIYGAYATQKVLQLNNPSERFFIKNRAENAQETMSNYKVLLAPINFGAGVKGKFVDAIQTGTPSVTTTIGAEAMKGNFDWNGFVEDDFEAFVEKAVLLYNNEKEWKIAQQNGVKILNENYNKTKFETDFLEKIKSIEANLIQHRNLNFIGQILQHHHHQSTKYMSLWIEQKNKNLPK